The Desulfitobacterium chlororespirans DSM 11544 genome window below encodes:
- a CDS encoding P-II family nitrogen regulator, whose product MKLSSDGKEFELICFVVNFGVGSKVIKLAKQCGISGGTIFLGRGTVNNPILKFLDLTDIRKEIVLMLGEKSTAEYALEVINEKLALHKPNHGIAFTCMVRGYVGRQFSFRSEQESRGAEIPMYHAIYTVVDRGKAEEVMEAATQAGSRGGTIINARGSGIHETHTLFSMAIEPEKEIVMILAESKTTEAIVTAIRNELHINEPGNGIIFVLDVTQTYGLRQ is encoded by the coding sequence ATGAAGCTTAGCTCTGATGGAAAGGAATTTGAGTTAATTTGCTTCGTCGTCAATTTTGGCGTTGGCAGCAAAGTAATCAAACTTGCCAAACAGTGTGGAATATCCGGAGGAACGATTTTCTTAGGGCGAGGCACGGTCAATAATCCGATTCTAAAGTTTTTGGATTTGACGGATATCCGCAAAGAAATTGTGCTGATGCTCGGAGAAAAAAGCACAGCTGAGTACGCTTTAGAAGTGATTAATGAAAAATTGGCGCTGCATAAACCGAATCACGGCATTGCCTTTACATGTATGGTGAGGGGCTATGTCGGCCGCCAGTTTTCCTTTCGCAGTGAACAAGAAAGTCGAGGTGCAGAAATTCCTATGTATCACGCCATTTATACCGTAGTGGACAGAGGTAAGGCTGAAGAAGTCATGGAGGCAGCGACGCAGGCCGGCTCAAGAGGCGGAACCATCATCAATGCCCGCGGCTCAGGAATTCACGAGACCCATACCTTGTTCTCCATGGCTATCGAACCGGAAAAAGAAATTGTCATGATCTTAGCAGAAAGCAAAACCACAGAGGCTATTGTCACTGCTATACGCAATGAACTTCATATTAATGAACCGGGGAACGGGATCATTTTTGTTCTCGATGTGACTCAGACTTATGGATTAAGGCAGTAG
- a CDS encoding DedA family protein, with protein sequence MEVLQTVLDFFIHLDSHIGEIIASYGVWTYLILFLIIFAETGLVVTPFLPGDSLIFVVGTFAASGALDVWILFFLLLAAAVIGDTVNYEVGRFLGPKVFSKEMRFLNHENLMKTQRFYEKHGGKTIIIARFLPIIRTFAPFVAGVGTMKYLRFLAYNFVGALLWVTVALCAGYFFGNLPFVKDNFTLVIFAIIGISAVPAVYAYIKNWLQGRNQRKVSTNNESN encoded by the coding sequence TTGGAAGTGTTACAGACCGTGTTGGACTTTTTTATTCACTTGGACAGTCATATTGGTGAAATCATAGCTTCTTATGGAGTGTGGACATATCTCATTCTTTTTCTGATTATCTTTGCTGAAACAGGGTTGGTCGTGACCCCATTTCTGCCCGGAGATTCTTTGATCTTTGTGGTAGGCACTTTCGCAGCCAGCGGTGCCTTGGATGTGTGGATTTTGTTCTTCTTACTGCTGGCGGCTGCTGTCATCGGGGATACGGTGAATTATGAGGTCGGCCGTTTCTTAGGGCCGAAAGTATTCTCCAAAGAAATGCGTTTCCTTAACCATGAGAATCTGATGAAGACCCAAAGGTTTTATGAAAAGCATGGGGGTAAGACCATTATCATTGCCCGCTTTCTGCCGATTATTCGCACCTTCGCCCCCTTTGTGGCAGGTGTTGGCACCATGAAATACCTGAGGTTCTTGGCTTATAATTTCGTAGGAGCCTTATTGTGGGTTACGGTAGCTCTTTGCGCAGGTTATTTCTTTGGCAATCTGCCTTTTGTAAAGGATAATTTTACCTTGGTGATCTTTGCGATCATTGGCATATCGGCTGTTCCCGCTGTTTATGCCTATATTAAGAATTGGCTGCAGGGGAGAAACCAGCGCAAAGTAAGCACGAATAATGAATCGAACTAA
- a CDS encoding YeiH family protein: MAIINNPVERTERKFPSAKFPIAPFLPGLLFTMGVAAFATGIANLPGISKIGAMLCAIFIAVLYRNTLGYPEKCRPGIQFTAQKILRFAIILYGFRLNIHLVLQQGPSLLFQGIFTIVIAVLTTLLVSRWLKGDMQLSLLLGIGTGICGAAAIAAVAPILKAKDEDTAIGVGIIALIGTLFTLAYTLLYPYLGLTALQYGTWSGITLHEIAHAAAAANSVGADALTASLLAKLARVFLLIPVSFILLWWVRRQTKATEDSTQGASFPWFLLGFILTSLIGTYLPLPTDVLNAIASLSSFLMAAAMVGLGLNVHLASLRSRALRPLLAMLVASVLVSAFSYFTLIL, from the coding sequence ATGGCCATCATAAATAATCCAGTCGAAAGAACAGAAAGAAAATTTCCCTCAGCTAAATTCCCGATCGCTCCCTTCCTGCCAGGACTACTTTTCACTATGGGAGTTGCTGCCTTTGCTACGGGAATAGCTAACCTACCCGGCATCAGCAAAATTGGCGCCATGCTTTGTGCGATTTTTATAGCCGTTCTTTATCGCAATACTTTAGGCTATCCAGAAAAATGCCGCCCCGGCATCCAGTTTACCGCTCAGAAAATTTTGCGCTTTGCAATTATCCTTTATGGCTTTCGCCTGAATATCCATCTGGTCCTGCAGCAAGGCCCCTCCCTTTTGTTTCAGGGGATCTTCACCATTGTCATCGCCGTCTTGACCACCCTTTTGGTGTCTAGGTGGCTTAAGGGTGATATGCAATTGTCCCTTCTCCTGGGCATTGGGACCGGTATCTGCGGGGCGGCGGCTATTGCCGCGGTTGCTCCTATCCTCAAAGCAAAGGACGAGGATACCGCGATCGGGGTGGGTATCATCGCCTTAATCGGTACCCTTTTTACCCTCGCCTATACCCTGCTTTATCCCTATCTGGGCTTAACCGCCCTCCAATACGGAACCTGGAGCGGGATCACCTTACATGAGATTGCTCATGCGGCGGCAGCAGCCAATTCAGTGGGAGCCGATGCCTTGACCGCCTCCTTACTGGCTAAATTGGCAAGAGTCTTCCTCCTTATTCCCGTAAGCTTCATTCTGCTTTGGTGGGTGCGCCGCCAAACCAAAGCAACTGAAGACTCCACCCAGGGAGCCTCCTTTCCCTGGTTTCTGTTAGGTTTCATCTTAACCAGCCTCATTGGCACCTATCTCCCTCTACCCACAGACGTCTTGAATGCCATTGCCTCCCTCTCCTCCTTTTTAATGGCTGCCGCCATGGTTGGATTGGGGCTTAATGTTCATTTAGCCAGCCTGCGTTCCAGAGCCCTGCGTCCCCTCCTCGCTATGCTCGTCGCTTCTGTCCTGGTTTCCGCCTTTTCTTATTTCACCCTGATACTTTAA
- a CDS encoding LysR family transcriptional regulator, with product MIIETLEIFRKVAEEKSFSKAAEDLFLSQPAVSSHIRNLENEFGTKLIYRSSKHVDLTPAGEILYEQACRIINQYQETKEKINQIQSIVSGNLRIGASFTIGEYILPELVSQTARRYPNLNINVTIGNTEEIAQGLRQNRLDVALVEGKITGKEFVLEPFMVDEMVLIALPSHPLAKIKGVTAQDLEDQVWILRETGSGTREFSDRFIETLKIPVKHSYGFSSNTGVKAAVLSGLGIALVSKLIIQKEIKAGEIAIIPLEENLPRLSREFLIARGQQTYFTKASEAFLMELSHYSQDTHENSLQLNLY from the coding sequence TTGATAATCGAAACCTTAGAAATTTTCAGGAAAGTAGCAGAAGAAAAAAGCTTTTCCAAAGCTGCCGAAGATCTCTTCCTTTCCCAACCGGCCGTCAGCTCACACATTCGCAATTTGGAGAATGAGTTTGGAACAAAGCTCATTTACCGTTCCTCAAAGCATGTTGATCTGACTCCGGCTGGAGAAATCCTCTATGAGCAGGCTTGCAGAATCATCAATCAATACCAGGAGACCAAAGAAAAAATTAACCAGATTCAAAGCATTGTTTCCGGAAATCTCCGCATTGGCGCGAGCTTTACGATTGGGGAATATATTCTGCCGGAATTGGTCAGTCAAACGGCCAGAAGGTATCCCAATCTCAATATTAATGTCACCATCGGGAATACGGAAGAGATTGCCCAAGGATTAAGGCAGAACCGTTTGGATGTAGCTTTAGTCGAGGGTAAGATCACCGGTAAGGAGTTTGTTCTGGAGCCTTTTATGGTGGATGAAATGGTTTTGATTGCTCTGCCAAGTCACCCTTTGGCAAAAATAAAAGGGGTCACTGCTCAGGATCTTGAGGATCAGGTTTGGATTTTACGGGAAACGGGTTCCGGAACCCGTGAGTTCAGTGATCGCTTTATCGAAACACTAAAGATTCCGGTAAAGCATTCTTATGGATTCAGCAGCAACACAGGGGTTAAGGCAGCGGTTCTGAGCGGGCTGGGAATCGCTTTAGTATCAAAGCTGATTATTCAAAAAGAGATTAAGGCGGGAGAAATAGCCATTATACCCCTGGAAGAAAACTTGCCCCGCCTGTCACGGGAGTTTCTTATTGCGAGAGGCCAGCAAACTTATTTTACGAAAGCTTCAGAGGCCTTTCTGATGGAATTAAGCCATTACAGCCAGGATACTCATGAGAACAGTCTTCAGTTAAATTTATATTGA
- a CDS encoding homocysteine synthase, producing the protein MSERQLKFDTLQVHGGQTADPTTGSRAVPIYQTSSYVFDNAEHAANLFGLKETGNIYTRIMNPTTDVFEQRIAALEGGIGALAVASGSAAVTYAILNIAGVGDEIVSASTLYGGTYNLFSTTLPKLGVKTVFVHPDDPENFRKAVTEKTKALYIETIGNPGINLIDIEAVAQIAHDYGVPLIVDNTFGTPYLIRPFEFGADIVVHSATKFIGGHGTSIGGVIVDSGKFDWAGSGRFPGLTEPDASYHGLNYAEALGPAAYITKARVQLLRDTGAALSPFNSFLFLQGLETLSLRVERHVANTKKVVDFLSDHPQVAWVNYPSLKESKYYELAQKYLPKGAGSIFTFGIKGGIEAGKKFIDSLEIFSLLANVADAKSLVIHPASTTHAQLSEEDLVAAGVTPDMVRLSIGIEDAEDLIYDLEQALRKAAG; encoded by the coding sequence ATGAGCGAGAGACAATTAAAATTTGATACCCTACAGGTCCATGGGGGGCAAACAGCCGATCCCACCACAGGTTCAAGGGCTGTACCCATTTACCAGACTTCATCCTACGTCTTTGATAATGCGGAACATGCGGCCAATTTATTTGGCTTAAAAGAAACCGGAAATATCTATACACGGATTATGAATCCGACTACCGATGTTTTCGAGCAGCGGATCGCGGCTTTGGAAGGTGGAATTGGGGCCTTAGCCGTCGCTTCGGGTTCGGCTGCAGTTACCTATGCCATTTTAAATATTGCCGGAGTGGGAGATGAGATTGTCTCGGCCAGTACCCTTTATGGAGGAACCTACAATCTTTTTTCGACAACCTTGCCTAAGCTGGGGGTCAAGACGGTGTTCGTCCATCCTGATGATCCGGAGAATTTTCGAAAAGCGGTTACTGAAAAGACGAAGGCTCTCTATATTGAAACCATAGGCAATCCAGGTATTAATCTTATCGATATTGAGGCTGTGGCTCAGATCGCTCATGATTATGGAGTGCCCCTAATCGTTGATAATACCTTTGGTACACCTTATCTGATTCGCCCGTTTGAGTTTGGGGCGGATATTGTAGTCCACTCAGCTACCAAGTTCATCGGGGGACACGGAACCTCCATCGGTGGGGTTATTGTGGATTCAGGAAAATTTGATTGGGCCGGCAGCGGCCGATTCCCAGGCTTAACTGAGCCGGATGCCAGCTACCATGGCTTAAACTATGCGGAAGCATTGGGACCGGCAGCCTATATCACTAAGGCCAGGGTACAGCTCTTACGGGATACGGGAGCAGCCTTGAGTCCATTTAATTCCTTCTTGTTCCTCCAAGGACTGGAGACCCTTTCCCTTCGGGTGGAAAGGCATGTGGCCAATACGAAAAAAGTCGTGGATTTCTTAAGCGATCATCCCCAGGTGGCCTGGGTAAACTATCCCAGTCTTAAAGAGAGTAAATACTATGAACTCGCTCAAAAATATCTCCCCAAAGGTGCGGGTTCCATCTTTACCTTTGGTATTAAAGGCGGGATCGAGGCCGGTAAGAAGTTCATTGACAGCCTGGAAATCTTCTCCTTACTGGCTAATGTAGCCGATGCCAAGTCCCTGGTCATTCATCCTGCCAGCACCACTCATGCTCAGTTATCGGAAGAGGATCTGGTTGCGGCAGGAGTTACCCCGGATATGGTCAGGCTCTCGATTGGTATAGAAGATGCAGAGGATCTCATCTATGATCTCGAGCAGGCCCTAAGAAAAGCCGCCGGCTGA
- a CDS encoding RrF2 family transcriptional regulator: MKISTKGRYGLRALLDLAVHSRGEHVPLSNIAERQNISENYLEQVFSALRKAGIINSVKGAQGGYVLADRVAEIKVGTILRVLEGDLSVANEELPQEGGVSIQECIQVKVWDQMTERINELVDSLTLEDLVHEYNVMSGHSGIMYYI; this comes from the coding sequence ATGAAAATATCAACAAAAGGCAGATACGGGCTGCGGGCATTACTGGATTTGGCCGTTCATTCCCGAGGAGAACATGTGCCCCTTTCGAATATTGCTGAACGACAAAATATCTCTGAGAACTATTTAGAGCAGGTTTTTTCCGCATTGCGCAAGGCGGGGATCATTAATAGTGTGAAAGGTGCTCAAGGCGGTTATGTCTTAGCGGACAGAGTGGCTGAGATTAAAGTCGGCACGATTCTCAGAGTCCTGGAAGGAGACTTATCCGTTGCCAATGAAGAACTGCCTCAAGAAGGTGGGGTAAGCATCCAGGAGTGTATTCAAGTTAAGGTGTGGGATCAGATGACTGAGCGCATTAATGAATTGGTGGATTCGCTGACCTTAGAGGATCTTGTTCACGAATATAATGTGATGAGCGGCCATAGCGGTATCATGTACTATATCTAA
- the cysK gene encoding cysteine synthase A produces the protein MSKIARSLTDLIGNTPLLELSNYNKTHELEAKVIAKLEYFNPLSSVKDRIGYAMIKDAEEKGLLNKDTVIIEPTSGNTGIALAFVSAARGYRLILTMPETMSVERRNLLKALGAELVLTPGPAGMKGAIQKAEELAAEYQNSFIPQQFNNPANPEIHRTTTAEEIWRDTDGEVDIFVAGVGTGGTVTGVGEALKKKKPGVKVIAVEPADSPVLSGGTPGAHKIQGIGAGFVPGVYNSEVIDEIFQVKNEEAFETSRKLSKTEGLLVGISSGAAAYAATQIAKRPENKGKNIVVLLPDTGERYLSTVLFQEG, from the coding sequence ATGTCGAAAATCGCCAGGAGTTTAACTGACCTAATTGGCAATACCCCATTATTAGAACTTTCCAATTATAACAAGACCCATGAATTAGAGGCTAAGGTCATAGCAAAACTTGAATACTTTAACCCTCTTTCCAGCGTCAAAGACAGAATTGGCTACGCTATGATCAAAGACGCGGAAGAGAAAGGATTGCTTAATAAAGATACGGTCATTATTGAGCCCACCAGTGGCAATACAGGAATTGCCCTGGCTTTTGTATCCGCTGCCCGTGGCTATCGCTTGATTTTAACCATGCCTGAAACCATGAGCGTGGAAAGAAGGAACCTTCTCAAGGCTTTGGGAGCGGAGCTGGTGCTGACTCCAGGACCGGCCGGTATGAAAGGAGCTATTCAAAAAGCTGAGGAATTAGCTGCTGAATATCAGAATTCCTTTATACCCCAACAGTTCAACAATCCGGCTAACCCGGAAATTCATAGGACAACCACTGCTGAAGAAATCTGGAGAGATACAGATGGAGAAGTGGACATCTTTGTGGCCGGAGTAGGCACTGGCGGAACGGTAACCGGTGTGGGTGAGGCCTTAAAGAAGAAGAAACCGGGGGTAAAAGTTATCGCTGTGGAACCGGCAGATTCACCGGTGCTGTCGGGAGGAACTCCCGGAGCTCATAAGATTCAGGGCATTGGCGCCGGATTTGTACCCGGTGTTTATAACTCAGAAGTCATCGATGAAATTTTCCAGGTCAAAAATGAGGAAGCTTTTGAGACCTCTCGAAAACTTTCGAAGACTGAAGGTCTGCTGGTTGGGATTTCCTCAGGTGCGGCGGCTTATGCGGCCACCCAAATCGCCAAGAGACCGGAAAATAAAGGAAAGAATATCGTTGTTCTGCTCCCGGATACGGGGGAAAGATATCTCTCCACGGTCTTATTCCAGGAAGGTTGA
- the aroF gene encoding 3-deoxy-7-phosphoheptulonate synthase, translated as MYWQWFVGYNIKKFFCAVSGKTESPRLSSQEEGAVDYYIRGFGVMNLPLVGLKDERSMIRVGDTIIGAREIVLMAGPCAVESGEQMRAAAQGVKAAGGKILRGGVYKPRTSPYSFQGLGEEGIDYLREAAAEYGLLTVTEVMDERSLDVLVDKVDILQVGSRNMQNFHLLKLLGEIRNPVILKRGLAATVEEWLSAAEYILSGGNAQVILCERGIRTFEPSTRNTLDLSAVSLVKVLSHLPVIVDPSHAAGRVDIIPALAKAAVAVGADGLLIEVHPHPEEAQSDGMQSLTPEQFSRLAAELRPIAQSVGRSMAHPQEV; from the coding sequence TTGTATTGGCAATGGTTTGTGGGATATAATATAAAGAAATTTTTCTGCGCAGTGAGCGGTAAGACAGAAAGTCCACGGCTTTCATCCCAGGAAGAGGGCGCTGTGGACTATTATATCAGGGGGTTTGGAGTTATGAATTTGCCTTTAGTGGGGTTAAAGGATGAACGGAGTATGATCAGGGTGGGGGATACGATTATCGGAGCCCGTGAGATCGTGCTGATGGCCGGTCCCTGTGCCGTGGAATCCGGAGAACAGATGCGGGCCGCTGCCCAAGGGGTCAAAGCAGCCGGCGGCAAGATTTTAAGAGGGGGAGTCTATAAGCCCCGTACTTCTCCCTATAGCTTCCAGGGCTTAGGGGAAGAAGGAATAGACTATCTGCGGGAAGCTGCAGCAGAATATGGACTTCTTACCGTAACGGAGGTTATGGATGAACGCAGCCTGGACGTGCTGGTGGATAAAGTGGATATTCTGCAGGTAGGGTCTCGCAATATGCAAAACTTCCATCTCCTTAAGCTTTTGGGGGAGATAAGAAACCCGGTGATTCTAAAGCGGGGCCTGGCGGCCACGGTAGAGGAATGGCTTTCAGCTGCAGAATATATCTTAAGCGGCGGGAATGCTCAGGTGATTCTTTGCGAGCGGGGGATTCGCACCTTTGAGCCCAGCACCCGCAATACCCTGGACCTCAGTGCGGTGAGCCTGGTGAAAGTGCTTTCCCATCTGCCGGTCATTGTGGATCCCAGCCATGCGGCCGGGAGGGTGGATATCATTCCTGCTTTAGCCAAGGCTGCTGTAGCGGTAGGAGCCGATGGGCTGCTGATTGAAGTCCATCCCCATCCTGAGGAAGCCCAAAGCGACGGGATGCAATCCCTGACTCCGGAGCAGTTTAGCCGGCTCGCCGCAGAGCTCCGGCCCATCGCTCAAAGCGTCGGGCGGAGTATGGCTCATCCTCAAGAAGTCTGA
- a CDS encoding DUF1538 domain-containing protein: MNVLLEKLKEVLISVVPIIILVLVLNFTIIPMEPLLVFRFLLGALLIVLGLAIFLFGVDIGISKIGTLMGGALTKSNRLWIVVVAGLLLGFFISIAEPDLHILAGQVDIVTSGVISKLSIVVVVSIGIAVMLTSGLVRIIYNIPLYKLLTVLYLFILGLSFFTSSEFLAISFDASGATTGALTVPFMLALALGVSSLKKDGKASEKDSFGLVAVTSTGAIIAVMIMSILSKQDEITGSLQESVQTSSSLLAPFIDKLPVIAFEIFVALLPIILLFFVFQKVSFKISPKAYRKVLKGLVYTFVGLVLFLTGVNAGFMEVGSRIGYNVALLDNKWIIIAIGFILGLVVILAEPAVYVLTHQIEDVTSGYVKRPVVLIALSIGVAFAVSLSMIRILIPGLQLWHFLLPGYVVSILMMYFVPKLFVGMAFDAGGVASGPMTATFILAFAQGAAEAIEGANVMVDGFGVIAMVAMTPIIALQTLGFIFKMKSVKEGLKENEA, from the coding sequence TTGAATGTACTTTTAGAGAAATTAAAAGAAGTCTTAATATCTGTCGTCCCGATTATCATTCTTGTGTTGGTTCTAAATTTCACAATTATTCCCATGGAACCTTTATTGGTCTTCCGCTTTCTTCTCGGGGCATTATTGATCGTTTTGGGGTTGGCTATTTTCCTTTTTGGGGTGGATATAGGAATTAGTAAAATAGGTACTCTGATGGGAGGAGCGTTAACAAAGAGCAACAGATTGTGGATTGTTGTGGTGGCAGGCTTGCTCCTGGGATTTTTTATATCCATCGCTGAACCTGATCTGCATATTCTTGCCGGGCAAGTGGATATCGTTACTTCAGGGGTTATATCAAAGCTGAGTATTGTTGTTGTGGTTTCTATTGGCATTGCTGTTATGCTCACAAGCGGCTTAGTCCGAATAATATATAATATTCCGCTGTATAAATTACTCACGGTTCTCTATTTATTCATCCTCGGCCTGAGTTTTTTCACGTCCTCGGAATTTCTGGCCATTTCCTTTGATGCTTCCGGGGCAACTACCGGTGCCTTGACTGTACCTTTCATGCTGGCTCTGGCTTTGGGGGTCTCGTCCTTGAAAAAAGATGGCAAGGCTTCGGAAAAGGACAGCTTCGGTCTTGTAGCCGTTACTTCAACCGGTGCCATCATTGCCGTTATGATTATGAGCATCCTCTCCAAGCAGGATGAGATAACAGGGAGCCTTCAGGAATCCGTGCAGACCTCATCCTCTCTTTTGGCGCCATTTATTGACAAGCTTCCTGTCATAGCTTTTGAAATCTTCGTCGCCTTACTGCCCATTATCCTGCTGTTTTTTGTTTTTCAAAAAGTTTCCTTTAAAATATCGCCAAAGGCTTACCGCAAAGTATTAAAGGGGTTGGTGTATACTTTTGTCGGTTTGGTTCTGTTTCTGACAGGGGTTAATGCGGGTTTTATGGAGGTTGGCAGCAGAATTGGCTATAATGTGGCCCTTTTAGATAATAAATGGATCATTATCGCTATCGGCTTTATTCTCGGCCTGGTGGTCATTTTGGCAGAGCCTGCAGTTTATGTCTTGACACATCAAATAGAAGATGTTACAAGTGGATATGTAAAGAGGCCGGTTGTTTTGATAGCACTTTCCATTGGCGTCGCTTTTGCGGTTTCATTATCGATGATTCGAATCCTGATCCCAGGACTTCAGCTGTGGCATTTCCTTTTGCCGGGTTATGTGGTCTCCATTCTTATGATGTATTTCGTGCCGAAATTATTTGTGGGCATGGCTTTTGATGCGGGGGGAGTCGCCTCCGGGCCCATGACGGCAACCTTTATCCTGGCTTTTGCTCAAGGTGCAGCCGAGGCTATCGAAGGGGCTAATGTCATGGTGGATGGTTTCGGAGTAATTGCCATGGTTGCCATGACTCCGATTATCGCTTTACAAACTTTAGGTTTTATTTTTAAAATGAAATCGGTAAAGGAAGGATTAAAGGAAAATGAAGCTTAG
- a CDS encoding DNA polymerase Y family protein, whose amino-acid sequence MSKSIIFHIDVNSAYLSWEAVYRLQQGDPLDLRTVPSVVGGDPLTRHGIVLAKSIPAKKYAIKTGETLYSALAKCPDLIIARPNYLLFRQCSEALSLILRDYSPLIQQFSVDEYFLDFTAMDLLFGDPLATAYKIKDRIRNELGFTVNIGISTNKLLAKMASELQKPDQVHTLFPEEIADKMWPLPVGELFMVGRATTRQLLSRNIKTIGELAHTDPRLLKAIMKSHGLLIWNYAHGIENSPVRRGGRVAVKGMGNSTTTSFDVKNRREAHLVLLSLVETVSARLRHDQYFARLISISFRTHEFLSYSHQRQLSHATDCTNELWEIACQLFDELWKDQPLRHLGVRASELCQNDFLQFSFFTKDYERDRKVDQAVDIIRQRFGSQAIMRSSYLHSGLKSMTGGVIAEEEYPAMTSLL is encoded by the coding sequence TTGAGCAAATCGATCATTTTTCATATTGATGTTAACTCAGCCTACCTTTCCTGGGAAGCCGTCTATCGCCTTCAGCAAGGAGATCCTCTGGATTTAAGGACTGTCCCTTCCGTAGTCGGCGGCGATCCTTTGACCCGGCACGGGATCGTTCTGGCCAAGTCGATCCCGGCTAAGAAATATGCTATTAAAACCGGGGAGACTTTATACTCCGCCCTCGCCAAATGTCCGGACCTGATCATCGCCAGGCCTAATTATCTCCTCTTCCGTCAGTGCAGCGAAGCTCTAAGTCTTATTTTAAGAGACTATTCTCCTCTAATCCAACAGTTTTCCGTGGACGAATATTTTCTGGACTTCACCGCCATGGACCTTCTCTTTGGCGATCCACTGGCTACCGCTTATAAAATCAAGGATCGAATCAGGAACGAGCTGGGCTTTACCGTAAATATCGGCATTTCCACCAATAAACTGTTGGCAAAGATGGCTTCCGAACTCCAAAAGCCCGACCAAGTCCATACCTTATTCCCTGAAGAGATTGCTGATAAAATGTGGCCCTTACCCGTCGGGGAACTCTTCATGGTCGGAAGGGCAACCACCCGCCAGCTGCTCTCCCGCAATATCAAAACCATCGGGGAGCTGGCACACACCGACCCTCGCCTTTTGAAAGCGATCATGAAAAGTCACGGCCTGCTGATTTGGAATTATGCTCACGGCATTGAAAACTCCCCCGTTCGCCGGGGCGGACGGGTAGCGGTCAAAGGCATGGGCAATTCCACCACCACATCCTTCGATGTGAAGAACCGCAGAGAGGCTCACCTGGTTCTCCTCTCCCTTGTGGAAACCGTCAGCGCCCGCTTAAGGCATGATCAATACTTTGCCCGGCTGATATCCATTTCCTTTCGAACCCATGAATTCCTCTCCTATTCCCATCAACGCCAACTCTCCCATGCTACCGACTGTACTAATGAGCTATGGGAGATTGCCTGCCAGCTCTTTGACGAATTATGGAAAGATCAGCCGCTGAGACATCTGGGAGTCCGGGCCTCTGAGCTTTGTCAAAACGATTTCCTGCAGTTTTCCTTTTTCACTAAAGATTACGAGCGGGATCGAAAAGTGGACCAGGCTGTCGATATAATTCGCCAGCGCTTTGGCTCTCAGGCTATTATGCGCTCCTCTTATCTCCACTCCGGCCTTAAGTCCATGACTGGGGGAGTCATCGCTGAAGAGGAGTATCCGGCCATGACCAGCCTGCTTTAG
- a CDS encoding helix-turn-helix domain-containing protein, which produces MVDLGHYIWAQRVARKISLRKLAELARLSHTEIYRLENGERKHPSPCVLKSIALALDLSYNELMKVAGYLEDSSLNEGHPQKIDCGDLSQNEIEEVERFIEYLRYKRAKTQ; this is translated from the coding sequence TTGGTCGATTTAGGCCATTATATCTGGGCTCAGCGAGTGGCGCGTAAAATCTCTCTGCGCAAACTTGCGGAGCTTGCCCGGCTGAGCCATACGGAGATTTATCGTTTGGAAAATGGGGAGCGGAAGCATCCCTCACCCTGCGTACTGAAATCGATTGCTCTCGCTCTGGATTTAAGCTATAACGAACTGATGAAAGTAGCGGGGTATCTGGAAGATAGTTCACTTAATGAAGGTCATCCACAAAAAATCGATTGTGGAGATCTTTCGCAAAATGAAATTGAGGAGGTGGAGAGGTTTATTGAATATCTGCGTTATAAGCGTGCCAAGACGCAATAA